The genomic stretch TTATTGGTATCAATAATATTAGTGTGCTTCTATTGGTATCAACCTATCAATATGGTTGGGTTTGTAGCAATCATATTAATCGAATTAATTGAACCAAATCGGACTTACATTATCACCGTTCTTCCTCCTGTCGTCAATGAGCTGATCAATCAGCCGGACGACATTGTTGACCTCCTCGGTAGGAGCGTCACTAAGCCGGAGCAGTAAGAGGACCGGGCTGAGGAACGGAAACAGTGCTGAAACAAGAGGCCGTTACACTGTATACAACTGTCCCCTACTTTGCACAGGTATACCATCATGtacattattttcaataatttaaatCTAGAATCCTCGCTACTCTTGAACAGCGCTGACCGGATTGGAAATCTAGAGTTGCGGCCCTTTAATTTTACCTTTATTTGTCGCGATTAATCATCAACCCTTCCATAGTATACTCAACGTGCTGACTGCAGCATCAGGCTGTccggggggaggggaggggagtggcGAAAGATGTTAATACTTCTGTTTACCGATGTCACATGGCGCTGAATAAGGAAGCATAGCAGCTGACACTCACCAAACAAGGGACTGAATCCATTATCCAGCTCTTCTATTACTTAGACCCGAAATAGTACGTCTATCTCTAAATAATATTAGCAAGCTGTAGAATTAATACGTTTTAAAAAAGGAATCAGTTAAATAAAATTGCGTGGGAAAATGACAGGCTAATTCTAAGAAAAATAGTcatgtaataataatcaaaatcacaaataacatcatcgtcattattaaagtttaaaaattatcatttattttttattaaatttatctaGATGTTCGTTTACAGTTTAAGACAAGCTGTGAAGTGGTCCCAGAGATAATTTTGAATCGTATACTCACTTAGAAATGCAGAACGCCAACCTAGAGTTTTAGATTTTTGGAACATCTTGACGATAGCTTTTAAGAAAGGATTATTTTCTCGGACCAAGGAGTCAGTTTCAAGACCAAAGGCTGTTCCAGCAATTACATCAATGGTGTAGGCTCCGAATATTctagaagacaaagaaaatacttcaaatattaataatagaTCTGCTGGAACGATTTTCATGTTTAGTATATGTgcacacttgtgtgtgtgtatcagaGAGCGAGGAATTTAAGATCCTTGCAGACATGACAGGAAGTCTGGCCCATGACTGATGTCACTGGAGTAAGCGACAGGCGTTGTCTAGAGTGGACATGGACACTATTAAAAGACAGCTAACACTGACCAGTATTATACAAGTAGACGGACGCATACATAACCGGAGATATACACTCTTAATGTCATCTCCAGTACAAGCAGCTGTTACCAAACCTTTTTACATCCGCAAGTTCTTGTTTCTCTGTGAGTCTTTGGAAGGCGCTGGAGAGGTTGTCACAGCACCGGCTGATGTAGCGACCCATCTGGAAACGGTCACAAAAGATGTTTATTCAAgcatattttttagaaaaataatttcgtCTATAGAAGACTCGTAACTCTCGCCAGTATGGTTGAACTTGATGCATGGTAAACATAAAAAtccagcatttaaatattcagatcatttattttgtgtgtgtgcgtgcgcgcttGCTTGCTTGATTGCATTCCAACAGTCCGTTTAGTAAAGGTATATCCCTCCTTACAAGCTTGAGCCTGCCGGTGCTGAATGTTGGCGTCATGGTGTGACGTATGCGCCGCCAGTTGTCTCCCATTGTAAACACCACGCTCAGGTTCAGCGGGTAGGGGGCGGTGCGTCTCGGAACGTTTGACTGTCCGCAGTTACACAAAACACGGATATTACTGTCCACTTCTCGCACTCTCGCAGTAATAAAATACAGATCATGTTAGTAAAATACAGATCATCACATTTGGACTAAATGTGGCTAAAAATAGAGTAGGTAAAATTGTCTTATGGGAATAGTGGAAATCTGTGTATCTATTTAAAGAATACAATTCAAATGtcattattaacattttatgttcacgattagtaaataatttgaagaaataACTTCTGAAAATGGTGCAAGTAATTTTTGTGtaactttattttaagaaactgGTTTTTGACAATGTtaagacataaaaatacacattaatttatttctgaaCTTAAACAATTCATTTGTTATATCATGTTTTCCCTCTGTAGCCTCTCTCTTTCATACATGTCTGTATGTGCGCACGCAAAAGCGTgatgaaagcaaattaaatatgctgtaaattatttttttaagtcattcGCCAGAACGGTACCTAACGTGTATAAAGAACTTTTTACCCGCTCTGTGAAATTTGAGAAATCTTTGAGGAAGACCTCCTTTATAATGTCGAGGTCGTTGGTGAGCAGCATGCTTTCACGCATAAAGTAGACACTACAACAGAGACAGATAGACACTATAGACACTACAACTGACACAGACACTACAACAGACACAGATAGACACTACAACAGACACCGAGTGCGAATTCTCCCACTACCCAGAGAGTTTTAACAGAGTGTAAGAGGTAGTAGAGATTGTGATACTATGCACATAGCAATACAGCAAGTTATCACCAATGATGAGTTTGTGAGGCAGAGCTGATATTTAAGGGTTGTGGTCTGGTCATTCTGGAGCCATACATTACAAAAATTCAGGAAAACGcggtttttttaacatctataGTAAGATGCTATCGTCGTGTCATATGGGCTTAGTTTTGTTGAAGTTTGTTTAAGATTGTGTTTGCTGAGGACTGAGGGGGTATGTGAGATCAGAGATAAGAGTGTTCGCCATCAAGACAAGGTGCGTTATGCTAAACCCAAAACACCCTCAGCTCTCCACCCTCTTGCTTTTGAGAAGCATCTCAGCTGAAGATTTGCCTTCACTAAGTGCAGAACTAAGCATTGTAGACGCTCCTTTATTTCGGTAGACCACAACTTAAGATGTTAACCCAAATTTGTATGGGGTGGCACGGGTGGGTGGTTGcgctgtgtgagagagagagagagagggagagaaagggagagattaTCAACTATAGTATAGTATACACATAGAACTTACCCGAATGTTTTTCCATACTTTCTCCTCCAGTCAAGGGAAGCATTAAATAGACCctaaatgaatataaacaaaatcCTGTTGTAAGTTGTAATGCATAAATTTATCAACACACGCTGAGGATTGTTTGCCGAATTTTGTTACAGACTGATCTACATAATTAAATTTTGCTCACATACTCCAAAACCTTTTCTCcagcaaacttttctttatttacaaatatgttagacattttatataatttacaatGCTATCAACCTATGGCCGCGTTTTTAACTAACAGTGAGGAATGTGTGTAGtcttacttttttcaaaatgtccaTCATGTTTCCTAAAAACGGGACAGGTGCTGGCCCAGGAATATTATACTTGCGCCATTTTGTGTACGTCCAGGTACCGTAGCTGATGACATAGAGAAAATGACAGAATTAGTGTCCATATAAAGGAACAATTAGACAATAATATTGTGGATGATGCTACACGTAAACTAATAACTTTATCTGAGTAGTTTCTCTTAGGCCAGCCTTGCCATTATCACcttactttttaatttctattaAGGAGAGATAAGCACACACTGGTCACACTCTttacttgtctcccttgtgtgtgtgtgatgtaaaatgtaaaatcttaaacagacgcaataataataataacaacaggatttgtatagcgcattttCACCATATGGAGGCGAGCTCGAGTTTGTATTCGACTGGGATTATTCtaattataatgatgattacCATAAGGGGCATACCCTGGGATATGGTTTGTTAAACTGTTTAATTATTTCTCAGTTGTTGTAATAATAGTTAAAAACCCATGTACAGATCGTTGAATTGTATTCTTCCGAATGCTGAACTATCGCAAGCCTTGCTCACTCTGTTACTCAGTCTACCTATGTCGTCTTcattgttgatttttgttgttttgtgtctaTTGTTGTGCATTTTTGTGTCTACACAGATCAGTATTATGTGTGACGTCATTTCAAATGTTGCTGGATTGATTtccgttttttctttttctggaacATCTTTTTGTACTTTACCGTCTGCGCCATTTTCTTAGATGTTAGAACTGTGCGTCAGCAGTGTTTCCAGATTTTCTTGCGATTGTTCCGGAAAGTCTTGTGTGCAGTGGGGACAGGTCTGACAACGCTGACATTGTGTTTCTTCGGGAGACTGATTTTGTAATGACAGTTTgtgtcgcgtgtcacgatttgggcctttctgtcagcgcctggggacgctcctgttcagtaaggcagctcacagcagacgacggttgacggCTGTTTTTTTGTACAGTGTGCAGGGggaaggtcaaggccttctccctctgaccgtagccgtgtcttacgtcacgctcttgctacgacacgtgacgtcggcttgagtgcggtgtgctgccggtgggagctcTGGGGGTGCACTGGTtgggcccctcccttccctgtccaaggttttggcgtgaaaagcgttcacgcgccttggcatgggctgggtgtcgtgggcgctgacgattggtcacagcccctgggcgacaggaagtgatccccagagagcagcgtccctcgtggcagttctgacctgggctcggTGGAGAGAGGAGCTTGTTGTGCCTgaaaggacggcgggaggccAGGCCATTTGGGCAGTGTAGGCTGCGCCGTGTTACCCAGGTCGTTGAGTTTCCCTGGGAAAGTGTCCGCGGATTTCCACGGGAGAGTTTCTGCCGTTCCcgttgtggagggcagctgaccgtcgggtaccatcacaagccgatttgggcTTTTATCTGTTCTACATGTTCGCCATATTTTGCAACGTCTTCGTATTTCGCATCTTCCTCGTGTTCGACAGACTCTATGTGTTCTTCGTCGTTGACGTCTcatccgccattgtgtcaaccagCCACCCTGTACCCACGTCATCTCATCggcgtgtgaacacgtgacctcgCTGCGCGGGTGTGTGGCCAGCTTTAGGTGGAGCAGCCAGGGTTAGGACCGGCGAGCAGGGGTTCACGTGACCAACGGCCTACCCACCTCTCGTACCTGGACGCGAGGAGGGAGGGGGGCCAGCTGGAGTAGAAGAAGACTGGTGTTTCCGCTGATTCTTTGAACACTTGAGCAGACATTGACTGTGCTGTGTCGCAgtgctctttattttttctgctgtatttatgttttatttgtaacctcTTGGTGGGAGGTAGTCCCCTGttggttttgtatttatttgacgGGTGCTCGTGGGGTATTTTTTGATCcgttttttctgtgtgtgtgtgtgggtgtatgtgtatgcgtgtttatacTTGTCAGTAAACAGCGTGCTTGTATCGTTtttcccgtctttgtcgtggtttgtgccgtgcacgggtttCGAGAGGTAGTCGTAGActgcctccggccgagtgtctgtgcgtgtctggccggctgtgtgagcggctgtgcgcgtgcttctggCGAGGCTGGGGGTTGGAACGCGACAGTTTGCTCTAATGGCAGTTGTGTGGAATGAAGGATGTGTCTGTCAACGAGAGTAGATGTGGTAATGGCCGTCACCTTCTCCACAAGGGTGGCTACACTTCAGGGTGCACGCAGTGATCTCGTTTTGAGACCAGCGTTCATGAATACTGGTTTTATTTGGAGTGGTGGGGTGCTTTGAGCCTGAATTTGACGGTGCGTGAAGCACTCTTTCAATCAACTTTATGTCGATTTTACTATGAATTGTGTTTGAAATGTCAGTGTACTTACACCGCCCTGTTGCTCCCGCGCCTCTATGCAACGTGCTTTGAATCAGGCTGATATAAAGGCGTGATATAAatgtgtttcatattattttattattatcttcttaTCTATATATAcgtggtgtgtgcgtgcgcgcgtgtgtgtgggtgtgcgcgcgcCCGTGTGTGTCAGAGGAGAGTAATAGAGTGAACGTCCTCTTGACAAAGATCATTTAGAGTTCAAGTGTACCGGCACAACAAGTATGGCGCAAGTTTATTTACGTACAGGTTTTTTGCAAACGATAAGCTGTGTGTGTAGATAGACctacttaaagaccaacctgatcGGTTTGCGCTTTTTTCAGACATCAGTAggtataggcgatataaaactaaccggtaaatttcagccttcaataccgatatctgcaaaatcCGAAAATAATTCAGGCTGGTTCTTAAAGGGAAGCAGAACTAGACAATATGTCAGTAAGTGCAGTCATAGCTCTTTTTGTTCCCCTGGTGAGCAGGAGAGTGGAAACCAAGTAGCGGTATTGAAGTGGAAGCCTTCTGTTCATCACTAAAACGTATAGCCTCGCTGtttatgttattattgtttttgttattggaCAACTTAGAGGTTTTTAATTCACAGGAGTCGCTTTGTTGAGCGTTGTTACGAATTATAAAGCACGGATGCGCTAAGATCGCTGCTTATGGCAATAGATATAAATTTGTCCATTTTATACGTAGACTCAAGGATGTACCTGCCGATATCATTTTCCTGTTTTCGGAAGCTATCATATAGGGCCTAGTTAGCTGTGGTAGTCTACttcacaacaattttttttatcccatTTCTTTATCTTCTGGATACCTAGCTTTGAAAAAAAGCTTGAAGAAAAATTAGctaagaaattttgaattctacaaatatttatgtagaaaaacaaaaactacaattGTACTTTATATGGTGAGTTTTTTAcgttgttatttttaaaaatgataaattttatgCTATGGAAAGAAAGACCTGTGCCGAATGGGCACGACTGTGTACGAATCAAAATGGTTGCAGCATCTTGTGGTCTACAAACTCAAACTCCCTTTTGGGATCTGCTGGGGTTACTGAAGCTTGGACTGGGTCgccagtcaaaaaaaaaaaaaaaaacaatcagaaaaggaaaaatgctGTCAAATGACGCTAAGTTAAGCAAGCTGGTTTTGCCAGCAATCttcagaaaacaacaacattcataTATAAGCAGGAAATTTAGAAATCTGGCTGTGGCTAGTTTCCAGGACAGGAGGACAGAAGAATGTTACATTTTCAGGCAGTATAACAGCTTTGTACGGTGTCAAATGAAGCAGTCACTCCGACTatcaatattttgaatatcAGGGAGGTACTCACAGATACAGTAGTAACAGAATCAGCGCAACCAGGACAGCGGGTAGGATCCAGCCCACCATCTCCATTTTGCAACTCTTTATTCCGAGGTAGAGAACCGTGACTGTATCCACACTCGGTGTCGATGTAGACTGTCTGTTGAACCTGTCGAGTGCCTTCCCACCCCACGCACCTCGGGCCAGCCAATGCGTAGACGACGCAGCCGCCTTGTATCGACCTCTGACACCGCTGGCACTCGCTCTGCGCCTCCGCGGACTTCGTATAGATGAGACAACTTCCGTGCACACCGTTCTTAAGCATTCCTTCGGTTAAAAGCTAAATAGAGTGAAACCTTCTCATTAAGACCTTTTGTGTTGTGATTTTCAGAggaaataatgtaaacttaattagctttattttaaaaaaaagatttttttgttttattgctcaTCGGTCACTTCGACCCAAACCATATCGCTCCAGTGTCATTTGCCATCAGCGAGAGCTGAATATCGCCCACGTAAGTAGACATCGTCCCAACATAGAAAGTTAAATCGATTTAGGCCCAAAAGACAAATCTATCACCGATGACACCAGTAACTGTTAAcgtcaaatattatcaacaaaGCGTATTTGAACAAGTTCAGACACCGTCTTACTACACAAAAATGGCCGCTTGGCATTGCACATTCAAAGAACAAATTTCACAATGTTGCataaaagcaatttttcttttaaatcaattgtaaaaaaatatgtcgTCATCACTTTGTAGTTTGAaggtttttattaaatgtatatgcagaCACTTAGTTAAACAGGTGTCACTGCTCGGTCATTTATTTAGCGGGAGGTCGAAATGACCGGTCCCCCgttcattgttgtctctttacCAGCACATATCAGTGATTGTGCTTCATTGATGACCTTTTACggaatgtgtttataaaaataagattactGTCACCGAATGTTGGTGTTTTGTTGCGACTTTTTGTAGAAATCACGTTTCAAAGTATTTTAAGAGAGCGTCTTAGTCTAAAACAGTACACAATGTAGTAATTGCTTGCTCTTACCTGGAGGACTCTGTAAATCTTCAGCAATGACAAAATAAGTGAGCGTGACAGACATGACCAAgcgacaagaaaaaaacatcatcATATGTTTAAAGATCTTTCTCTcaacattaaagaaatgaaatcagTATTGTTGTAGGTGCTTAGTCATGATTCGTGGAATGAAAGCGGACTGGTTGATCTACCTACTACGACTCggttttggtggattttagtcTTAATAAGGATGTTTTACTGTATCTGTACTGTGTGAAAAAGTATTATGATATGGTTTCTAAGCTATTTATTTCAACAATTTACACGTTAAGTCAGGTTCCTGAAATAAAAGCAGTATTGTACACTGACATTTACCTTGTAAAAGAGAAGATGGCCAATTTAAATTAGTAGATGGTATTCGATGAATCCACCAACAAAGGAGAAGACACGGTAAGTCAGTCACCCCGTGTCTATGACAGGTAGATTGAAAACCAACACCTTTAGACAACGTGTCTCTGCCCACTGCActttaaatcagtttttaacTCTTTAAGAGAGCGGTATATCAGAGGCTGCATGCGATCACTATTCGATTAGAAACACATTTTCGTCGATGATGATCTTTCTCTCCAAGAAGCTAGCTTATAGGCgttaataaacaacaaataatgttCTGGTGTTTGCTTTTCAGTTTGATGTCTTATTCCTAACACGAAACATAGCAAGTTATTCCACTCATCCCTATATGCCCTCCACTTGTTTTGTCCTGTGTAACTTTTATCTCCTTGTCCGCTCCTTCACCTctctaatttaaaataaaaatcagttacaGTATGCGCGCTTTGTGGCCTAGTTAAGATTAGAGACCAACTGTTGTCCGGAGTTGACTTGCACTTCATGTGCTCGTGAATGGAGCAGGAACACGTCAGCTACTCGGTGATGGCAAAGACTGCACTTTAGCATTATGTTGATAGAATATAGCCATATACACACGTTCACGTTAACgaacgcacacccacacacacagacacacgcctTCTGTTAAAATAGCCCACTGTcagacatatatttatacataaataatatgcCTTTAGTTTGTTTGgattttctccctctctctagcGCTAAGAAGGAAGTAGGAGGCTAGATATTTTCAAATTACCGCTGACCGACCGGTAACCCCGACGTCGTGAGAAGTTATTTTGGTATCAACCACCTTGAATGGCTGTTTTTGTTATCGTAGACACGGCCATGATCTTGGCCTTGTTTTCtgccacatttttaaaatctgcacggaatatttttatattatctttgCATGCACGAAGCTGTTGTTTGATTTCTCTCCCCACCACAGGCGGGCTTGAAGTGCTTTTTATTAAAGGACATGCGTTGGCAGGCATTGAATGCATattagtcacacacacacacgcatgttcGCAGGTTTTGACGGAGTAGTGTACATATGTTCGGAAAGATGTGATTAAACCGTTTGTTGTTAATTTCTTGCTATCTTGACAATTAATACACacttgaaaaacagttttaatagaAGCACGAAGTAAGAAAGAAGATATATTAtgaaaagactttatttattctacAAGGCAGTTAGACGCTCTGTACGGAAGCCCAACAATACCATAACACGTTCATAGTCGCTCCACCTAACAGATCCTTAATCATGATTCAGACTCACGTATGATTTCAATTCATTCGCACATAGTAGCGTTCAGAAGTCGCTAGGCCGAAACAACTGACATCCTCAACCTGTTGGTCCTACATACTGACACAGAATCGGCGACCCGACGAAGTTGGCAGAAACCATCGCATAGAAATGTAGACACTTTGGGAAATGATTGCTTGTTACAGAGATGCTGAGGAGCCATGCTTGGCCGTCCAAGTGACTTCGGAGCTGGTCATTACAACACGATTCAAACTGTTCATGTCCTTGCCTggtaaactgttgtaaaaacaggTGAACGCGAACACAATGAGATTTATAAAATAGCTGAAGAAA from Pomacea canaliculata isolate SZHN2017 linkage group LG8, ASM307304v1, whole genome shotgun sequence encodes the following:
- the LOC112571322 gene encoding cytochrome P450 3A21-like, with the protein product MEMVGWILPAVLVALILLLLYLYGTWTYTKWRKYNIPGPAPVPFLGNMMDILKKGLFNASLDWRRKYGKTFGVYFMRESMLLTNDLDIIKEVFLKDFSNFTERSNVPRRTAPYPLNLSVVFTMGDNWRRIRHTMTPTFSTGRLKLMGRYISRCCDNLSSAFQRLTEKQELADVKRIFGAYTIDVIAGTAFGLETDSLVRENNPFLKAIVKMFQKSKTLGWRSAFLTLFPFLSPVLLLLRLSDAPTEEVNNVVRLIDQLIDDRRKNGDNERVDLLHLLLEAEASEADIAAKPQDRQLTRVEIIAQSMLIFIAGYETTATTLHYMTYLLALNPNKQEKLYNEIIAAIGDAPPTYENVMNIKYLDNVIRETLRSFPPVPLIGRRAVEARTIKGVHIEAGSCIGVPLYAFTHDEETFSDPDKFIPERFDDKDMPTVISELAFGMGPRQCIGMRLALYEAKMAAVTIIRRFRFIKVPETPMMITFRRSTLSSPEKPILLGVEPRK